The following proteins are co-located in the Bradyrhizobium sp. AZCC 2176 genome:
- a CDS encoding MFS transporter: protein MKHVSVPVHTERRFAPTALMLGNIVTGCSVLAPAGMLGELSSGLDISIRTAGLLITFGAIMLCIGSPVTAWLTSRIDRRNLLTATLAVLALTNFASALAPDYTSLLFIRLVMLAVGALYTPQAAGTAGLIVPEQKRGSTIAYIFLGWSLAAAVGLPLITFIASRYGWRAAYGSIGLMGCVSFLLLASRLPRGLMGAPVDLKTWAAIGRNRLIVLLLLITTLQMSGQFVVFTFMGPLLARLTGAGPDAIGLVFAVYGVCGVIGTAIGTRIVDSWGAWKTSLLFTLVLLAGLAGWALSAGIYPLMAVSVAIWGLGFASTNSMQQVRLVGAAPSLASASVSLNTSVLYIGQAVGSAIGGFLYVHDLLYAAGYVGAAFVALALATVIVTRPKKSF from the coding sequence ATGAAACATGTGTCCGTGCCCGTCCACACCGAACGCCGCTTCGCGCCGACCGCACTCATGCTCGGCAACATTGTCACCGGCTGCTCGGTGCTGGCGCCGGCAGGCATGCTCGGCGAATTGTCCTCCGGTCTCGATATCAGCATCCGGACCGCGGGTCTTCTGATCACCTTCGGCGCGATCATGCTTTGCATCGGCTCGCCGGTTACGGCGTGGCTGACTTCCAGGATCGATCGCCGCAACTTGCTTACGGCGACGCTCGCAGTGCTTGCGCTTACCAACTTCGCCTCCGCCTTGGCGCCCGATTACACCAGCCTGCTCTTCATCCGTCTGGTCATGCTCGCGGTCGGCGCGCTCTACACACCGCAGGCGGCGGGAACGGCCGGGCTGATCGTACCGGAGCAAAAGCGCGGCAGCACCATCGCCTACATCTTTCTCGGCTGGTCGCTGGCGGCGGCGGTCGGCCTGCCGCTGATCACCTTCATCGCCAGCCGATATGGCTGGCGCGCGGCCTATGGCAGCATTGGCCTGATGGGCTGCGTAAGCTTCCTGCTTCTGGCATCGCGTCTGCCGCGCGGGCTGATGGGCGCGCCGGTCGACCTCAAGACATGGGCCGCTATCGGCCGCAACCGGCTGATCGTGTTGTTGCTGTTAATCACCACGCTGCAGATGTCCGGCCAGTTCGTGGTGTTCACCTTCATGGGGCCGCTGCTGGCGAGGCTGACGGGGGCAGGGCCGGATGCGATCGGGCTGGTATTTGCCGTCTATGGCGTGTGCGGCGTCATCGGCACGGCGATCGGAACCCGCATCGTCGATTCCTGGGGCGCCTGGAAGACCTCGCTTCTGTTCACCCTGGTGTTGCTGGCAGGCCTCGCCGGCTGGGCGTTGAGCGCCGGGATTTATCCGTTGATGGCCGTGTCGGTCGCGATCTGGGGCCTCGGTTTTGCTTCCACTAACTCGATGCAGCAGGTGCGGCTGGTCGGGGCGGCACCTTCGCTCGCATCCGCCTCGGTGTCGCTCAACACATCGGTCCTCTACATCGGGCAGGCGGTGGGATCGGCGATCG
- a CDS encoding nitroreductase family protein yields the protein MPDAIELLKIRRSVKPREMSGPGPTAAELETILTIGARVPDHGKLTPWRFIVFEGDARARAGDVIARVFAKKNPSAPTADIEMEKRRLMDAPLVIAVVSFTRPHPKVPAWEQELSAGASAMNIVNAATALGYGACWLTGWFAFDRDVLDGLGLKADEKLAGFIHIGKPARPAEDRPRPALSDIVTRF from the coding sequence GTGCCCGACGCCATCGAACTCCTGAAGATCCGCCGCTCGGTCAAGCCACGTGAGATGAGCGGACCCGGCCCCACGGCTGCCGAACTCGAGACCATCCTGACCATCGGGGCGCGGGTGCCGGACCATGGCAAGCTGACGCCGTGGCGCTTCATCGTGTTCGAGGGCGACGCACGCGCCCGGGCCGGCGACGTCATTGCGCGGGTGTTCGCGAAGAAGAATCCCTCTGCCCCCACCGCCGACATCGAGATGGAAAAGCGCCGGCTGATGGACGCGCCGCTGGTGATCGCCGTGGTCAGCTTCACCCGGCCGCATCCGAAGGTGCCGGCCTGGGAGCAGGAATTGTCCGCCGGCGCCAGCGCCATGAACATCGTCAACGCCGCCACCGCGCTTGGTTACGGCGCGTGCTGGCTGACCGGCTGGTTCGCCTTCGACCGCGACGTGCTCGACGGGCTCGGACTGAAAGCGGACGAAAAACTCGCCGGCTTCATCCATATCGGCAAGCCGGCAAGGCCTGCCGAGGATCGCCCGCGCCCGGCGTTGTCCGATATCGTGACGCGGTTTTGA
- a CDS encoding patatin-like phospholipase family protein — translation MLDSWMGRGQKGSDAREKAQEKAQDKVGLGSIRRPVIGLALGGGAARGFAHIGIVRTLVAHGIIPNVVVGTSIGAVVGGAYAAGHLDTLEDWARSLQPRSVLSYLDIRLNGSGLIGGAKLAAQLEAALGQSLIEDLPVKFATVATEVRTGHEIWLTHGPMVDAMRASYALPGIFSPIMVGDRWLVDGALVNPVPVSAARALGAEIVIAANLSSDVFTHSTTIYSHGPTAGVSVSVMPEALPEAEPRKRGIGKFFSAERTMKREFFGGGGRPGISSVMVDAFNIMQDRITRARLAGDPPDLLISPRVGKIGWFDFHRADDLIAHGMRAAERAIDSIQEAIHILAPPVAGEAEQAVEKADKE, via the coding sequence GTGTTGGATAGCTGGATGGGCCGCGGCCAAAAAGGCTCCGATGCCCGAGAAAAGGCCCAAGAAAAGGCCCAAGACAAGGTAGGGCTCGGCAGTATCCGCCGGCCGGTGATCGGGCTGGCGCTGGGCGGCGGCGCCGCGCGCGGCTTTGCCCATATCGGAATCGTCCGGACGCTGGTGGCCCACGGCATCATTCCCAACGTCGTGGTTGGAACGTCGATCGGCGCCGTAGTCGGCGGCGCCTATGCCGCGGGACATCTCGACACGCTGGAAGACTGGGCGCGAAGCCTGCAGCCGCGAAGCGTCCTCTCCTATCTCGACATCCGCCTGAACGGGTCGGGCCTGATCGGCGGCGCCAAGCTTGCGGCCCAACTGGAGGCCGCGCTGGGCCAGAGCCTGATCGAGGATCTGCCGGTGAAATTTGCCACCGTGGCGACCGAAGTGCGCACCGGCCACGAGATCTGGCTGACCCATGGCCCGATGGTGGATGCGATGCGCGCCTCCTATGCGCTGCCGGGAATATTCTCGCCGATAATGGTCGGCGACCGTTGGCTGGTCGATGGCGCCCTGGTCAATCCGGTCCCGGTGTCGGCGGCACGCGCGCTCGGTGCGGAAATCGTCATCGCAGCCAATCTTTCCAGCGACGTCTTCACGCACTCCACGACGATCTATTCCCACGGTCCGACGGCCGGCGTTTCGGTATCGGTGATGCCGGAAGCGCTGCCTGAAGCCGAACCGCGGAAACGCGGCATCGGAAAATTCTTCTCCGCCGAGCGCACCATGAAGCGTGAGTTCTTCGGCGGCGGCGGACGGCCGGGCATCTCCTCGGTCATGGTCGATGCCTTCAACATCATGCAGGACCGCATCACCCGTGCGCGGCTGGCCGGCGATCCGCCGGATCTGTTGATCTCGCCCCGCGTCGGCAAGATCGGCTGGTTCGATTTTCACCGCGCCGACGACCTGATCGCCCACGGTATGCGCGCAGCCGAGCGTGCGATCGACTCGATCCAGGAGGCGATCCACATTCTGGCGCCGCCGGTGGCGGGCGAAGCCGAGCAGGCGGTCGAAAAGGCCGACAAGGAATAG
- a CDS encoding CBS domain-containing protein, which yields MTVRSILDTKGHQIESIEPEAKLSAAVKILGERKIGAVLVMNQGRLEGILSERDIVRALGERGARVLEEPVSAVMTRKVVSCRESDTVSGIMEMMTIGKFRHLPVVEDGKVVGLISIGDIVKRRVQEYEAEQEALRDYIKTA from the coding sequence ATGACGGTACGTTCAATTCTCGACACCAAGGGTCATCAGATCGAGAGCATCGAGCCGGAAGCCAAGCTTTCGGCGGCGGTCAAGATCCTTGGCGAACGCAAAATCGGCGCCGTGCTGGTGATGAACCAGGGACGTCTTGAAGGCATTTTGTCGGAACGCGATATTGTCCGGGCGTTGGGGGAGCGCGGCGCGAGGGTGCTCGAGGAGCCCGTCAGCGCGGTCATGACGCGCAAGGTCGTGAGCTGCCGGGAGTCCGACACCGTCTCCGGCATCATGGAAATGATGACGATCGGCAAGTTCCGCCACTTGCCCGTGGTCGAGGACGGCAAGGTGGTGGGCCTGATTTCGATCGGCGACATCGTCAAGCGCCGCGTCCAGGAATACGAAGCCGAGCAGGAAGCGCTGCGCGACTACATCAAGACGGCCTGA
- a CDS encoding rhomboid family intramembrane serine protease has translation MESQPYPSLVEPPDTPREPILTLPGALTAYIALIAAIHLRLLLPAELENWTIDVFGFIPKRYDSTLLNIRFPGGAGAKVWTFVTYSLLHANLSHIGFNVLWLLPFGSALARRFGPVRFFAFMAVTAVAGALAHLVTHEHAIAPMIGASASVSGAMAAAIRFAFVQGSFLSFTRGDADAAAKVPALSLARALRNTRVLGFLAVWFGVNIIFGLGSISLGTDGASVAWQAHIGGFLAGLMLFSLFDPVPRATPHAADVSSPDEPGRV, from the coding sequence TTGGAATCCCAGCCTTACCCATCCCTGGTCGAGCCGCCGGACACCCCGCGTGAGCCGATCCTGACGCTTCCGGGCGCGCTGACCGCCTATATCGCGCTGATCGCTGCGATTCATTTGCGCCTGCTGCTGCCGGCGGAGTTGGAGAACTGGACCATCGACGTCTTCGGCTTCATTCCGAAGCGCTACGATTCCACACTGCTCAACATCCGCTTTCCCGGCGGGGCCGGCGCCAAGGTCTGGACCTTCGTCACCTATTCGCTGCTGCATGCCAATCTCAGCCATATCGGCTTCAACGTGCTATGGCTGCTGCCGTTCGGCAGCGCGCTGGCCCGCCGGTTCGGTCCTGTCAGGTTCTTCGCATTCATGGCGGTGACGGCCGTGGCGGGCGCGCTGGCGCACCTCGTCACCCATGAGCACGCGATCGCGCCGATGATCGGTGCCTCGGCCTCGGTATCCGGCGCCATGGCCGCCGCCATCCGCTTCGCCTTCGTGCAGGGAAGTTTTCTTTCGTTCACCCGGGGTGATGCGGATGCCGCAGCGAAGGTTCCAGCGCTGTCGCTTGCCCGGGCGTTGCGCAACACGCGCGTGCTGGGATTTCTGGCGGTGTGGTTCGGCGTCAACATCATCTTTGGCCTCGGGTCGATTTCTCTCGGCACGGACGGCGCCAGCGTGGCCTGGCAGGCGCATATCGGCGGATTCCTCGCCGGCCTGATGTTGTTTTCGCTGTTCGATCCGGTGCCGCGTGCGACGCCGCATGCGGCGGACGTTTCATCGCCGGACGAACCTGGCCGCGTCTGA